In the Muricauda sp. MAR_2010_75 genome, one interval contains:
- a CDS encoding two-component regulator propeller domain-containing protein, giving the protein MWHNKHIATVVLMVYGLLFYPNLYCKNSLNSLIYQQLPISIDNPSPKPEYVLEQLDNTSGISHSSVNTVFQDSDNLLWLGTWDGLNRYDGRTFKVFRPEINNDFSLSNQVVLKVTEDEHGNIWVLTMHGISRYDKHTGNFDRFYFSKKDKATLTDTEFNMALSPDKQLFAYAKEWGIGVFDGDAFQKIWEDTLLESSIVQMKFLEKDKLLILDASGQLSTLQLQRETGIVRTMGHSIIAEDILNFETLGNGSILVVDFDGTSFIFSIDGPRLERLNIDKPCSIVGNVQEGVVISTGFDHYLVGLDHKLSVPKWLDMLKGNKLTTLFHGSEGIYWAATDGEGVFKVHPKSKSFYGVSSQQVPDFEGTIVRSFLQIPKHSLWVGTKGNGVFRFQPDFLDTETNGFSYENLNQGNSSINNAVYSLLVTKDSLLLMGTDGQGLSLFDLKKDKLIAWEDVDGVPGQPRFKSVYALYQDEDGIVWAGTSGYGVVRLKMKRTDDGATLESFDQYMGNRGTEGEISSNIIFSIVPRDEHSLWIGTRLGGLNLFNKEKGTFEVYRHEGENPNSLSNNDILCMHKTNDGDLWIGTSFGLNVYKGEGTFAHYTVNEGLPSNTIHGITSDTEGNLWVSTNYGLSKLDVHEQVFYNYTKEEGLQDNEFGDGAAYSGVDYIFMGGRKGFNYFMPEQINVSEKVPNLFIDRIIGQDGSEPYYRNLVISPEEGSAPVIKLKHDQNFLNIEFSALTFINNKKCSYAYQLQRFDPEWNQIGTRTNLSFTNIPPGKYSLWLKWTNGDGVWSAPVEAAQFQIAPIFWRSGLAWTLYVLLFILFVLFVLGYYQKRQSLQRSILIRKREEEAHENKLDFFTNVAHELQTPLTLMVAPIQRLGETMHFDNKAGKYFEMVKKNTSRLLFLTHQILEFRKAEDGHLNIKKEYFDLVNLAEQIAELFDELALKKNINYVVDLPKNLMGWFDKDLLEKIIFNLLSNAFKYTPVKGLIKLEIKIVELGDTKRLELNITNSGDGIPKEKLKQIFEKFYLLEQDKEVGANMFRTGIGLAYTKKLVQLLEGSISVASSPGKTTTFHVDFPCNNKDVPEAEVVAKSFTISPHLKNIADQGKEEKGMGTLSHKLDTLEQFSNKGEKYILLVEDDPEVQNLLEELLGDTYYVRMATHGKEALEELKNREPDLIVSDVMMPIMDGVELCKRVKGNLDTCHIPFIMLTAKDSIKNKLEGIDSGANDYISKPFHPDYLLLRIQKLLEERERIQKHFLQGSPFEDLVGLATEDEDRVFIEELIALVNDNLDNEKLQSSFLEQELGISTSKLYRKTKELMGFSPGDLIRTMRLRHASQLLQKTNLTVSEVCFRSGFNNRSYFHREFKKLYQKTPKDFQLFHKRSIDEQATTQIPSS; this is encoded by the coding sequence ATGTGGCACAACAAACATATTGCAACTGTTGTCTTGATGGTATATGGATTACTTTTTTATCCAAACTTGTACTGTAAAAACTCCTTGAATTCCTTAATTTATCAGCAATTACCAATATCAATAGATAATCCTTCCCCAAAGCCAGAGTATGTTTTGGAGCAGTTGGATAATACCTCTGGGATTTCACATAGTTCTGTCAACACTGTTTTTCAAGACTCGGACAATCTACTCTGGTTGGGTACTTGGGATGGCTTGAATAGATATGATGGGCGTACCTTCAAAGTGTTTAGGCCGGAAATCAACAATGATTTTTCCTTGAGCAATCAGGTTGTATTGAAGGTTACCGAAGATGAACACGGAAATATTTGGGTGTTGACCATGCATGGGATAAGCCGTTATGATAAACACACAGGCAATTTTGATCGTTTTTATTTTTCAAAAAAGGATAAGGCCACATTGACGGATACCGAGTTCAACATGGCATTGTCACCCGACAAGCAACTTTTTGCCTATGCCAAAGAATGGGGAATAGGTGTGTTTGATGGGGATGCCTTTCAAAAAATTTGGGAAGACACATTGTTGGAGTCATCAATTGTGCAGATGAAGTTTTTGGAAAAAGATAAGCTCCTCATTTTGGATGCATCGGGTCAACTATCAACCCTCCAACTTCAAAGGGAAACTGGAATAGTTAGGACTATGGGCCACTCCATAATCGCCGAAGATATCCTCAATTTCGAAACTCTTGGTAATGGAAGCATACTTGTAGTTGATTTCGATGGTACATCATTCATCTTTTCGATTGATGGTCCAAGACTGGAAAGACTCAATATTGACAAGCCTTGTTCAATAGTAGGCAATGTACAAGAAGGGGTGGTCATATCCACTGGATTTGATCATTATTTGGTTGGGTTAGATCATAAGCTTTCAGTTCCAAAATGGTTGGATATGCTAAAAGGGAACAAACTGACCACTCTCTTTCATGGATCGGAGGGCATTTATTGGGCAGCTACTGATGGTGAAGGAGTTTTTAAGGTACACCCTAAAAGTAAATCCTTCTATGGAGTGTCAAGTCAACAAGTGCCTGATTTTGAAGGGACAATTGTTCGTTCATTTCTTCAAATACCGAAGCATTCCCTATGGGTGGGGACCAAAGGGAACGGCGTATTTCGTTTTCAGCCTGATTTTTTGGATACCGAAACAAACGGATTCTCTTATGAGAACCTCAACCAGGGCAATAGCTCAATCAACAATGCTGTTTATTCCCTGCTTGTTACCAAGGATAGCCTATTGCTCATGGGTACAGATGGACAAGGTCTTTCATTGTTTGATTTGAAAAAAGATAAATTGATAGCTTGGGAAGATGTGGATGGGGTTCCTGGGCAGCCTCGATTCAAGTCCGTATATGCATTGTACCAAGACGAAGACGGGATTGTTTGGGCAGGCACCAGCGGGTATGGTGTTGTCCGACTTAAAATGAAACGAACCGATGATGGCGCTACATTGGAAAGTTTCGACCAATATATGGGAAACCGTGGAACAGAGGGGGAAATTAGCAGCAACATAATCTTCTCGATTGTACCAAGAGATGAACATTCGTTATGGATTGGAACACGTTTAGGGGGATTGAACCTCTTTAATAAGGAAAAAGGGACCTTTGAGGTGTATCGGCATGAGGGGGAAAATCCAAACAGTCTTTCAAATAATGACATATTGTGCATGCATAAGACCAATGATGGAGATTTGTGGATAGGCACAAGTTTTGGTCTCAACGTGTACAAAGGGGAGGGCACTTTTGCCCATTATACCGTAAATGAAGGATTGCCCAGCAACACCATACATGGGATCACTTCAGACACAGAGGGAAATCTATGGGTGAGCACAAATTACGGATTGTCCAAATTGGATGTTCATGAACAAGTTTTTTACAACTATACCAAAGAAGAAGGACTTCAGGACAATGAGTTTGGCGATGGTGCCGCCTATTCAGGGGTGGATTATATTTTTATGGGTGGCCGAAAGGGTTTTAATTATTTTATGCCTGAGCAAATAAATGTTTCGGAAAAAGTACCGAACCTGTTCATAGACAGAATCATTGGACAGGATGGAAGTGAACCATATTATAGAAACTTGGTAATAAGCCCGGAAGAGGGCTCCGCTCCTGTTATTAAATTGAAGCACGATCAAAACTTTCTCAACATCGAATTTTCCGCCCTCACTTTTATCAATAATAAAAAGTGTAGTTATGCATATCAATTGCAACGATTTGACCCAGAGTGGAACCAAATCGGAACACGTACCAATCTTTCCTTTACCAATATCCCACCCGGAAAATATTCATTGTGGCTCAAGTGGACCAATGGGGATGGGGTATGGAGTGCCCCAGTAGAAGCGGCACAGTTTCAGATTGCCCCGATATTTTGGCGTTCGGGCCTTGCTTGGACACTTTATGTATTGCTTTTTATCCTCTTTGTTCTTTTTGTTTTGGGCTATTATCAGAAAAGACAGTCCCTGCAACGCAGTATCCTTATAAGAAAACGGGAAGAAGAAGCCCATGAGAACAAACTTGACTTCTTTACCAATGTTGCCCATGAGTTACAGACACCTTTGACGTTGATGGTGGCGCCGATCCAACGCCTAGGGGAAACAATGCATTTTGATAACAAGGCAGGGAAGTATTTTGAAATGGTAAAGAAGAATACTTCCAGACTGCTTTTTCTGACCCATCAGATTTTGGAGTTTCGAAAAGCGGAAGATGGTCATTTAAATATAAAAAAGGAATATTTTGATCTGGTCAATTTGGCAGAACAGATAGCGGAACTTTTTGATGAACTCGCTCTAAAAAAGAACATCAACTATGTAGTGGACCTTCCCAAAAATCTTATGGGGTGGTTTGACAAAGATCTATTGGAGAAAATTATTTTCAATCTTCTTTCCAATGCCTTTAAATACACTCCGGTAAAGGGTTTGATCAAACTGGAAATAAAAATAGTGGAACTTGGAGACACAAAAAGGTTGGAACTGAATATTACCAATTCCGGTGATGGGATTCCCAAGGAAAAGTTGAAACAGATCTTTGAAAAATTTTATTTGTTGGAGCAGGATAAGGAAGTGGGGGCCAATATGTTCAGAACAGGGATAGGGCTTGCATACACCAAAAAATTAGTACAACTTTTGGAGGGCAGTATTTCTGTGGCAAGTAGTCCAGGAAAAACCACCACTTTTCATGTGGACTTTCCTTGTAACAACAAGGATGTACCCGAAGCTGAGGTTGTGGCCAAATCATTTACGATTTCCCCCCATCTTAAAAATATTGCCGATCAAGGAAAGGAGGAAAAGGGGATGGGAACCCTAAGCCATAAGCTGGATACGCTGGAGCAATTCAGCAACAAAGGAGAGAAATATATTCTTTTGGTGGAAGATGATCCTGAAGTACAGAATCTTTTGGAAGAATTGTTGGGGGACACGTATTATGTGCGCATGGCGACACATGGAAAAGAGGCTCTTGAGGAACTCAAAAACAGGGAACCAGATCTAATTGTGAGCGATGTCATGATGCCAATTATGGACGGCGTAGAGCTCTGTAAGCGGGTAAAGGGAAATCTCGATACTTGCCATATCCCTTTTATCATGCTAACGGCCAAAGACTCTATCAAAAATAAACTGGAAGGCATAGATAGTGGTGCAAATGATTATATATCAAAGCCCTTCCACCCAGATTACCTATTGTTGAGGATTCAAAAATTATTGGAAGAAAGGGAGCGCATTCAAAAGCATTTTTTACAGGGATCACCATTTGAAGATTTGGTCGGGCTGGCCACAGAAGATGAAGACCGTGTCTTTATTGAGGAGCTCATTGCTTTGGTAAATGACAATTTGGATAATGAAAAGCTCCAAAGTAGTTTTTTGGAACAAGAGTTGGGCATAAGTACCTCCAAGCTCTATAGGAAAACTAAGGAACTGATGGGCTTTTCCCCCGGTGATCTTATCAGGACCATGCGTTTGCGCCATGCCTCCCAACTACTACAAAAAACCAATTTAACGGTATCGGAAGTGTGTTTTCGTTCTGGCTTTAATAATAGGTCCTATTTTCATCGGGAATTCAAGAAATTATATCAAAAAACACCAAAAGATTTCCAATTGTTCCATAAGAGGAGCATAGATGAACAAGCAACCACACAAATACCTTCATCATAA
- a CDS encoding TonB-dependent receptor produces the protein MKSNPILKVMAITFFLIMGMVRAHAQKNITGYVSDGKVPIPGASIVVKGTSNGTACDFDGNFSLENVGPDDVLVITSIGFVAQEVSVGSKSFIEVVLTEDTQKLGEVVLVGYTTQKKADLTGAVAVVDVERLEKTRVPNVSQALQGQVAGVQVTASTGAPGDPVEIRIRGEGTIGNNDPLYVVDGIPSRDISFMNQADIKSITVLKDAAAASIYGSRASGGVVLITTKQGEKGKMSFNVDYFNGFNKAVNLPDLLNADQYINTLETAWNNTYTGDNPYTADRGRSDFANTNWLDELFETGHSQNLQLTASGGNEKLQYLMSLGYYGQDGIVVYDNDKYQRINYRTNISADLNDRLKVGTNLQLSYDKRDLVASRGESLIRYALLRAPVIPVYKDVNDPTYSERDPFTDMPFFTETGYDVGLQRSMYEMVGNPIARAYFTDNTERTYRTFGNVFGEYRFLKDKNLTFRTNVGIDLSFFHNKVFNENYGDDDGGGNPIDAGLGRQNRPNSLNESRGEAFTLTINNTLNYKTVLGEKHSLSALLGMEYITNYASSIGASRARFPYTNDEFRYLDYGGTELDLWNSGSASEWALFSYFGSASYSFDNKYMLTANLRADASSRFAENNQWGYFPSVSAGWKISDETFLKEVDWLSNLKLRASWGILGNQEIDNYTYLTLISQENGIVKTNRFGNPDLKWESSEQTNFGVDAGLFQNKLNITVEYFNKYTSDILLPISLPSVVGNVQPTILNAGEVRNKGFEFSVGYQNSERKFKYGINANMATLDNKVEKLHPNLPNIVGEVTRTTVGQPLNAYYGYQMEGIYQNQAEIDQHLSGTANPTAKPGDIRFKDLNGDGIISADNDRGFIGAPIPELTFGLSFTSSYQGWDFSFLFQGVEGVDRYNDGKKIVDYDTRPFNFTTAILNAWNGENSTNSIPRVAFEDNGSSRISSIFVEDASYIRLKNIELGYSLKEIKGINSLRFYLSGQNLWTITDYSGLDPETTDLIDKGTYPSSASVLLGINAKF, from the coding sequence ATGAAATCTAACCCAATCTTAAAAGTAATGGCCATCACCTTCTTCCTGATAATGGGGATGGTTCGCGCACATGCCCAGAAAAATATCACAGGTTATGTGTCAGATGGAAAGGTTCCCATACCAGGAGCCAGTATTGTGGTAAAAGGAACCTCAAATGGGACAGCGTGCGATTTTGATGGAAATTTCTCCTTGGAGAACGTCGGGCCTGATGATGTGCTGGTAATTACCAGTATTGGATTTGTTGCCCAAGAAGTATCTGTGGGGAGCAAAAGTTTTATTGAGGTTGTCTTGACAGAAGACACACAAAAACTCGGAGAGGTTGTCCTGGTCGGGTATACCACCCAAAAGAAAGCAGATCTAACAGGGGCAGTGGCCGTTGTGGATGTGGAGAGATTGGAAAAAACCCGAGTACCCAATGTATCTCAGGCACTTCAAGGACAGGTTGCTGGGGTTCAAGTTACAGCGAGTACTGGGGCGCCTGGTGATCCTGTAGAGATTCGAATTCGTGGAGAAGGTACCATTGGGAACAATGATCCCTTGTATGTTGTGGATGGGATTCCATCACGGGATATTTCATTTATGAACCAAGCGGACATCAAATCCATCACGGTATTAAAAGATGCAGCAGCAGCATCTATTTATGGCTCTCGGGCCTCCGGTGGTGTTGTCCTGATTACCACAAAACAGGGGGAGAAAGGAAAAATGTCCTTTAATGTCGATTACTTCAATGGTTTTAATAAGGCTGTAAATCTACCGGATTTGCTCAATGCCGATCAATATATCAATACACTGGAAACGGCATGGAACAATACCTACACAGGGGATAACCCATACACAGCAGATCGTGGACGTTCAGATTTTGCCAATACCAATTGGTTGGATGAACTATTTGAGACCGGACATTCACAAAATCTACAATTGACCGCTAGTGGCGGCAATGAAAAGTTACAGTATTTAATGTCATTGGGGTATTATGGCCAAGATGGTATTGTGGTTTACGACAATGACAAGTATCAAAGAATCAACTATCGCACGAACATAAGTGCTGATTTGAACGATCGTCTAAAAGTGGGAACCAACTTGCAACTTTCCTATGATAAACGAGACTTGGTAGCTTCCCGGGGAGAAAGCCTAATTCGGTATGCGTTACTACGTGCCCCTGTAATTCCAGTTTATAAGGATGTGAATGACCCTACCTATTCGGAAAGGGACCCTTTCACGGACATGCCCTTTTTTACCGAAACAGGATATGATGTTGGACTACAGCGAAGTATGTATGAAATGGTTGGCAACCCAATAGCACGGGCTTACTTCACGGACAATACTGAAAGAACATATAGAACATTCGGCAATGTCTTTGGCGAATACCGTTTCTTGAAGGACAAGAACTTGACTTTCAGAACCAATGTTGGTATAGACCTCTCTTTTTTTCACAACAAGGTGTTCAATGAAAATTATGGAGATGACGATGGTGGGGGCAATCCCATTGATGCAGGTCTGGGAAGACAGAATCGTCCCAATAGCTTAAATGAATCTAGAGGAGAGGCTTTTACCTTGACAATTAACAACACCCTTAACTACAAGACCGTACTGGGTGAAAAGCATAGCTTGAGTGCATTGTTGGGAATGGAGTACATTACCAATTATGCTTCCTCTATAGGTGCAAGCAGGGCCCGGTTCCCATATACCAATGACGAATTTCGTTACTTGGACTATGGCGGAACGGAGCTTGATCTATGGAATAGCGGTTCGGCATCGGAATGGGCACTTTTCTCTTATTTCGGATCAGCTTCCTATTCCTTTGACAATAAGTACATGCTCACAGCCAACTTGAGGGCAGATGCTTCCTCCAGATTTGCCGAGAATAACCAATGGGGATATTTCCCTTCCGTATCTGCAGGTTGGAAGATTTCCGATGAAACCTTTTTGAAGGAGGTGGACTGGTTGTCCAATCTAAAACTAAGGGCCAGTTGGGGTATTCTTGGAAACCAAGAAATTGACAACTATACCTATCTTACACTTATCAGCCAAGAAAATGGTATTGTCAAGACCAACCGTTTTGGGAATCCAGACTTGAAATGGGAAAGCTCCGAACAAACCAATTTTGGGGTTGATGCTGGACTTTTCCAAAACAAACTGAACATCACGGTAGAGTATTTCAACAAATATACCAGTGACATTTTATTGCCCATAAGCTTACCTTCTGTGGTAGGGAATGTGCAACCTACCATTCTAAATGCCGGAGAGGTGAGAAATAAAGGATTTGAGTTTTCCGTCGGGTATCAAAACTCCGAAAGGAAGTTCAAGTATGGCATTAATGCCAATATGGCTACTTTGGACAACAAAGTGGAGAAACTTCATCCCAACCTGCCAAATATTGTGGGCGAAGTAACGCGCACTACGGTTGGGCAGCCCTTGAATGCCTATTATGGGTATCAAATGGAGGGAATTTATCAAAATCAGGCAGAGATCGACCAACATCTGAGCGGTACAGCCAATCCTACTGCAAAACCAGGTGACATTAGGTTCAAGGACCTGAATGGGGATGGAATTATAAGTGCCGATAATGATCGCGGTTTCATAGGGGCTCCAATCCCAGAGCTTACTTTCGGGTTGTCCTTCACATCATCTTACCAAGGATGGGACTTTTCATTCCTTTTCCAAGGAGTTGAGGGAGTGGACCGTTACAACGACGGAAAGAAAATAGTGGATTACGATACGCGCCCATTTAACTTCACCACGGCCATATTGAATGCATGGAATGGTGAAAACAGTACCAATAGCATTCCCAGAGTGGCTTTTGAAGATAACGGGAGCAGTAGGATATCCAGCATTTTTGTAGAAGATGCGTCCTATATCAGGCTAAAGAACATTGAACTGGGCTATAGCCTGAAAGAAATCAAGGGAATCAATAGCCTCAGGTTCTATTTGTCCGGTCAGAATCTGTGGACCATTACGGATTATTCTGGACTTGATCCAGAAACTACAGATTTGATAGATAAGGGTACATATCCTAGTTCTGCCTCTGTTTTGTTGGGTATAAATGCAAAATTCTAA